One region of Corynebacterium capitovis DSM 44611 genomic DNA includes:
- the dcd gene encoding dCTP deaminase, producing the protein MLLSDHDIRDAVDSARLGIDPYDAGLVQPSSVDVRMDKFFRVFNNSKYTHIDPKLEMEDLTTLVEVPEGEAFVLHPGEFVLGSTLEKFTLPADLAGRLEGKSSLGRLGLLTHSTAGFIDPGFSGYITLELSNVANLPITLWPGMKVGQLALFRMTSPAEVPYGSGALGSKYQGQRGPTPSKAYLNFR; encoded by the coding sequence GTGCTTCTCTCTGATCATGACATCCGCGATGCAGTCGATTCCGCCCGGCTCGGTATTGATCCGTACGATGCGGGGTTGGTGCAGCCGTCGTCAGTTGATGTGCGCATGGATAAGTTCTTCCGGGTTTTCAACAACTCGAAGTACACCCACATCGATCCGAAGCTCGAGATGGAGGACCTCACTACTCTCGTTGAGGTCCCCGAGGGAGAGGCGTTTGTCCTGCACCCGGGCGAGTTCGTGCTCGGATCAACGCTGGAGAAGTTCACCCTGCCCGCAGATCTGGCGGGCCGGTTGGAGGGGAAGAGCTCGCTGGGCAGGCTTGGGCTTTTGACCCACTCCACGGCGGGGTTCATCGACCCCGGGTTTTCGGGTTACATCACGTTGGAGCTGTCGAACGTCGCGAACCTGCCGATCACCCTGTGGCCGGGGATGAAGGTGGGGCAGTTGGCGCTGTTCCGCATGACCTCGCCCGCCGAGGTGCCGTACGGTTCCGGAGCGCTCGGATCGAAATACCAGGGGCAGAGGGGACCGACGCCGTCTAAGGCGTATTTGAACTTTCGTTAG